From the Anaeromyxobacter dehalogenans 2CP-1 genome, the window TCGACGCCGCGGCGACCCCGCGCGGCGCGCACGACCTCGACGTGGATCCGGCCGTCCTGGCGCGCCTGCGCGGCGCCCACGGGACCGGCGCCACCGGCGAGGTCGTGGTCATCGACCAGCCCGCGGTGAAGCTCACCGCCGTCGATCCGCGGGGGGTGCTCGCGCACCTCGGCCTCCGGCAGGGCGATCTCCTCTGGCGCTTCGACGGGCAGCCGGTGGGCCCGGCCGACCTCGATCGGATCGCGACCGCAGTCGCCACGCCGGGGAGCGGCGTGCACGCGCTCGACGTGACCCGCAACGGCGCGGCGTTCACCGTGTCGTACTACCCGCGGTGACGCGCGGCGGCGTCCCGCGCTCGCGGCGGGCCGATCCCGGGCGCCGGCGCCGGCCTAGCGCTCCTTCCAGGTGGGCGCACGCTTCTCCAGGAACGCGCTCACGCCCTCCACCGCGTCCTGGGTGGCGGCGAGCGTGGCGAACAGATCGTCGGCGAGGTCGATGCGCTCGAGCGCGGGCAGGTCCGGCAGCCGGTTCAGGCCCTCCTTGCCGATGCGCAGCGCGAGCGGGCTCTTCGCGGCGAGCTTCTGCGCGAGCTTCAGCGCCTCGTCCGCGAGCGACGCCTCCGGCACGACCCGGTTCACGAGGCCGAGCGCCAGCGCGTCCGCCGCGCTCACCAGCTCGCCCGTCAGCAGCAGCTCCGCCGCCTTCTTCCGCCCGACGAGCCGCGCCATCGCCGCCGCGGGGCCGAGGCAGATGAGGCCGACGTTGATGGCGGTGGTGCCGAACCGCGCCGTGTCCGCCGCGACGGTGAGGTCGCAGGCGAACGCGAGCCCGGCGCCGTTCGCCACCGCGTAGCCCTGCACCGCCGCGATCGTCACCGTCCGCATCCGCGCGAGGGTCCGGTAGAACGCGTCGATCCGGTGGAGGAGCTCGCGGTACTCGCGTTGCGTCCGCGGCGTGAACTGCTCGAGCGCGATCCCGGTGCAGTAGTGCTTCCCCGCCGCGTCCACGACGACGACCGTCACCTCCGGATCGTCCTCCATCCGCCGCAGCGCCTGGTCGAGCTGGTCGGCGAACGCGACGATGAAGGTGTTCATCGCCTCCGGCCGGTGGAGCGTGATCCAGCCGATCCGGCCTTCCTTCCTGGTCCTGACGAGCGCGTCGTTCATGGGATTCCCTGGGCGGTGGAGCGGGTGGAGGCGGCGTACTCGCCCCCGAGCTTTTCACGACCGGCGCACCGGGCGCGCGCCACCGGTTGGGCCGCGCCGTGCGGAGCGCCCGACCGAGCCGGGGCCGGGCGCCGCATTCGTCCTTGGTTCCGACAGGTTGCGGCGATCGGGCGGGGCGCGCGGCCGCGCGCTCACCGCGGCGAGGCCACGCGGGGGAGCGCGAGCACGAAGGTGCTGCCGTGGCCCGGCGCGCGCTCCACGTGGACGGTCCCGCCGTGCGCGGCCGCGATGGCGCGGACCGCGTGCAGGCCCAGGCCGAGGCCGGCCGAGTTCCGGCACGACACCGCGCGCTCGTAGGGGAGGAAGATTCGCTCGCGATCGTCCGGGAGGATCCCGGGGCCGTGATCGCGGACCAGCACGCGCGCGGACGGGCCGTCCCAGGCCACCTCGATCTCGACGGGCCCGGGCGCGTAGCGGGCGGCGTTCGAGAGGAGCCGCTCGAGCGCCTGGTCGAGGAGCGCCGGATCCCAGCAGCCGGTCACCTCGCCCACGACCGTCACGGTGGGATGGCAGCCCTGGCGCTGCAGGTCGTCGCGCCGCCGCTCCACCGCGCCGCGCACCAGCTCGCCGAGATCGACGGGCTCCGGCGCCGGACGGATCGGATCCCGCAGCAGGCGCGCGCCGTCGAGCAGCCGCTCCACGACCGCAACCACGCGGCCCACCTGCGCGTCGGCGCCACGCAGGCTCGCGCGGAGGCGGGCCGGATCCAGCTCGCCCTCGGTCCGATCGAGCAGGCGCTGCACCGCCTGCAGCTTCGCGCGGAGCGGCGTGAGCGGCGTCTTCAGCTCGTGGGAGGCCACCGTCAGGAAGTCGTCGCGCGCGTGGAGCGCGCTGCCGGCCACGTGCATCATGAGGTCGGCGTGCGCCCGCGCCGCCTCGGCCTCGAGCCGGCCCTCGATGACCTGGGCCACCGCCTCGGCGGTCGGCAGCAGCGACGCGTGATGGGCGGTCCAGGGCGAGGTGATGTCGACCGCGCCCACGACGCGCCCGCCCAGCCGGACCGGCGCGCTCGCGCAGGTCCAGGGTTGCAGCACCTCCACGAAGTGCTCCGCGGCGAACACCTCCAGCGGCCGCCCCTCCACGAGCGCGGTGCCAGGCGCGTTCGTGCCCGTGACGCCCTCCGCCCAGCACGCGCCGGGCGCGAAGTTCACCCGGTCGAGCGCGCGCCGCGTCCGCGGGTCGCCGTCGCACGCCAGCATCACCCCGTCCGCGTCGAAGTAGGCGACGACGTGCCCGCCGTCGCGCAGCCGCTCGGCGTAGTGCGCCACCACGCCGGCGGCGATCCGGGCGGCGTCGTCGCCCTCGCCGCGCGCGACCACGTCCTCGGGCCCGACCGCGAGCGGGGAGGCGCGCAGCCGCGGGTCCACGCGCGCCTCCTCGCGGACCCGGAGCCACGAGCGGCGGATCTCGGGACGGATCCGCGGCGGCAGCCGTCCGTCCACGAGGAACGCCTGCCAGGCCGCCGTCAGCTCGGTTCGTGCGCGCAAGAGCTCCATCGACGCGCGAACAGGGCCGGTGGCCGCTTCATGCCGCGAGCAGGACGCTGCCCCTACCGGTACGACACCCTGCGTCAGGGCGCGGGCGGACGGCCGTCGAATGCGACGCACGCACCCGCCACGTGCCGCCGGCGAGCGGCGACGCGCGTGCCGGGCGTGGTGACGGGCGCGCCGGGCGTGGTGACGCGGATCCGGCGTGGCGATCGGGAGCCGGCGACCGCGTGCACGCGCCCGAGCTCGCCCCGGGCGGCGCGGGCGTCACGACCCGTGATCCTTCCGCGCCGGAGCCGGAGACCGCCGTCGCGCCCCGAGGAGCGCGCCCGGCGCGCGGCGGCAACGCGCGAAACGAAGAAGAGCCTCGGCGCGCCGAGGCTCTTTTCTGCTGC encodes:
- a CDS encoding enoyl-CoA hydratase/isomerase family protein, which codes for MNDALVRTRKEGRIGWITLHRPEAMNTFIVAFADQLDQALRRMEDDPEVTVVVVDAAGKHYCTGIALEQFTPRTQREYRELLHRIDAFYRTLARMRTVTIAAVQGYAVANGAGLAFACDLTVAADTARFGTTAINVGLICLGPAAAMARLVGRKKAAELLLTGELVSAADALALGLVNRVVPEASLADEALKLAQKLAAKSPLALRIGKEGLNRLPDLPALERIDLADDLFATLAATQDAVEGVSAFLEKRAPTWKER
- a CDS encoding ATP-binding protein; translated protein: MELLRARTELTAAWQAFLVDGRLPPRIRPEIRRSWLRVREEARVDPRLRASPLAVGPEDVVARGEGDDAARIAAGVVAHYAERLRDGGHVVAYFDADGVMLACDGDPRTRRALDRVNFAPGACWAEGVTGTNAPGTALVEGRPLEVFAAEHFVEVLQPWTCASAPVRLGGRVVGAVDITSPWTAHHASLLPTAEAVAQVIEGRLEAEAARAHADLMMHVAGSALHARDDFLTVASHELKTPLTPLRAKLQAVQRLLDRTEGELDPARLRASLRGADAQVGRVVAVVERLLDGARLLRDPIRPAPEPVDLGELVRGAVERRRDDLQRQGCHPTVTVVGEVTGCWDPALLDQALERLLSNAARYAPGPVEIEVAWDGPSARVLVRDHGPGILPDDRERIFLPYERAVSCRNSAGLGLGLHAVRAIAAAHGGTVHVERAPGHGSTFVLALPRVASPR